The Equus przewalskii isolate Varuska chromosome 5, EquPr2, whole genome shotgun sequence genome window below encodes:
- the NINJ2 gene encoding ninjurin-2 isoform X2 — protein sequence MESEREIINLQPGSPDSRSQPVNLNHYATKKSVAESMLDAALFMTNATRLKAVLEQGPSSNYYSTLVTLISISLLLQVVIGILLVVIARLNLNEVEKQWRLNQLNNAATTLIFITVVINVFITAFGAHKTGFLASRTSRNPL from the exons CCTGGGAGCCCCGACTCCAGGAGCCAGCCCGTCAACCTGAACCATTATGCCACCAAGAAGAGCGTGGCAGAGAGCATGCTGGACGCGGCTCTGTTCATGACCAACGCCACGCGGCTGAAAGCGGTGCTGGAGCAGGGGCCCTCCTCTAATTACTACAGCACCCTCGTCACTCTCATCAGCATCTCTCTGCTCCTGCAAGTGGTCATCGGAATCCTCCTCGTGGTCATTG cacggctgaatCTCAATGAGGTAGAAAAGCAATGGCGACTAAACCAGCTCAACAATGCTGCCACCACCTTGATCTTCATCACTGTTGTCATCAACGTCTTCATTACAGCCTTCGGGGCACATAAGACAGGGTTCCTGGCTTCCAGGACCTCAAGGAATCCTCTGTGA
- the NINJ2 gene encoding ninjurin-2 isoform X3, producing the protein MLDAALFMTNATRLKAVLEQGPSSNYYSTLVTLISISLLLQVVIGILLVVIARLNLNEVEKQWRLNQLNNAATTLIFITVVINVFITAFGAHKTGFLASRTSRNPL; encoded by the exons ATGCTGGACGCGGCTCTGTTCATGACCAACGCCACGCGGCTGAAAGCGGTGCTGGAGCAGGGGCCCTCCTCTAATTACTACAGCACCCTCGTCACTCTCATCAGCATCTCTCTGCTCCTGCAAGTGGTCATCGGAATCCTCCTCGTGGTCATTG cacggctgaatCTCAATGAGGTAGAAAAGCAATGGCGACTAAACCAGCTCAACAATGCTGCCACCACCTTGATCTTCATCACTGTTGTCATCAACGTCTTCATTACAGCCTTCGGGGCACATAAGACAGGGTTCCTGGCTTCCAGGACCTCAAGGAATCCTCTGTGA